In Granulicella mallensis MP5ACTX8, the sequence CCACCTGAACCTGCGTAATTTGACGCAACCGCGCAAGATCTTCGGCGGAGATGTCCTTATCGGTCAGGATCAGGTCGCAGTCCTCAATGCCGCAGAGGCGATACGTGGCCTCGGTGCCGATCTTGCTGCTGTCGACGACCAGCACTCTCCGCTTGCCCGCCTGCAGCATCTCGCGCTGCGCATCGGGATCGTGGACCATAATGCCGCGCGTAAATGAAACCGCTGCCGCACCAAAGATAATGGTGTCCGCGCAGATCGAGGTCAGGCTCTTGCCGACGGCATGCCCAATGAGGTCGTGGCTGCTCGAACGATAGACGCCGCCGGTCAGCTCCACCCGGATATCCTCGGCCGAGGTGAGCTCTTCGAGGACCGCCAGCGAAAAGGTGAAGACAACAACATTGCGCCGCGCGCGCAGCTCCCTGGCCACATAGAGCGTGGTCGTTCCCGAATCGAGAACCACGGACTCCCCATCATGAACCAGTGCGGAGGCTGCCGCGCCGATGCTGCGCTTGGCATGCGACATCTTCTGCAGGCGTTCGAAGAAGCTTCGCTCCGCACCCCGCCAGTTTTCAATCCGCGCCCCACCGGGAATTCGAATGACCTGCCCGGCTTCGACCAGCTTCTGCAGGTCACGCCGAATCGTCATCTGCGACACGTGAAAGGTCTCCGCAATCTCACCGATCGAGGCAGATGTGTTTATTTTTAACATTTGAACGATCGATTCAAGCCGGGAGCGTTCTGTGATCTCACTCATGTTGTCCGTTTCCCAAGTGTAAGTTTAGCGATTGTTCTACAGATTTTAGCCTATTTTCAGAATAAAACGAGAATGCCTGCATTTTCTCTGCCGCAAATCTAGATAAGCCATATGTCTGCGTTGTGTAACTTTTTCTCATGATGTGTCAAAAGTTTGTCCCTTATTAACATTTCTTTGTTACGGTCTTCTCATCGCAACTGAAGTACGTCGCGTCTGCTCACCACGCACGGGAGCTTTCGCGGTTTTATCGTTCTCGATCCTGAGTCTTCCCGACGAACGCATCT encodes:
- a CDS encoding DeoR/GlpR family DNA-binding transcription regulator is translated as MSEITERSRLESIVQMLKINTSASIGEIAETFHVSQMTIRRDLQKLVEAGQVIRIPGGARIENWRGAERSFFERLQKMSHAKRSIGAAASALVHDGESVVLDSGTTTLYVARELRARRNVVVFTFSLAVLEELTSAEDIRVELTGGVYRSSSHDLIGHAVGKSLTSICADTIIFGAAAVSFTRGIMVHDPDAQREMLQAGKRRVLVVDSSKIGTEATYRLCGIEDCDLILTDKDISAEDLARLRQITQVQVAE